In one window of Ruminococcus albus AD2013 DNA:
- the glmS gene encoding glutamine--fructose-6-phosphate transaminase (isomerizing): MCGIVGFTGDHQAAPVLLDGLSKLEYRGYDSAGIAVRDGGNDTEIIKEKGKLEVLINMTDGGKAVKGCCGIGHTRWATHGEPSALNAHPHATDDENVIAVHNGIIENYQELRDKLVKAGYTFKSQTDTEVAVKLIDYYYRKYGEGPVDSIARAMIRIRGSYALCVMFKEYPQEIYTARKDSPMIIGIANGETYVASDVPAILKYTRNVYYIGNHEIAKLEKGNVTFYNIEREEITKEITEIKWNAEAAEKGGYEHFMLKEIHEQPKVIKDTINSVVKDGDIVLSEFGLTDEEVQALSQIYIVACGSAYHVGVAAQYVIEELTTIPVRVELASEFRYRKTPFNKNSLVIIISQSGETADSRAALTLAKENGIKTLGIVNVVGSNIAREADSVFYTLAGPEISVATTKAYSTQLIATYLLAMQFAKVRGEISDERLAELLEEIQTIPDKVAKILEDKERIQWFASKFANIRDAFFIGRGIDYAVSLEGSLKMKEISYIHSEAYAAGELKHGPISLIEEGTLVISVLTQQELFEKTVSNMVECKSRGAYIMGLTSYGNYSVEDTADFTAYVPKTDPLFAASLAVVPLQLLGYYISVAKGLDVDKPRNLAKSVTVE; encoded by the coding sequence ATGTGTGGTATTGTTGGTTTTACAGGTGACCATCAGGCTGCTCCCGTGCTGCTTGACGGACTTTCCAAGCTTGAATACAGAGGTTACGATTCCGCAGGTATAGCTGTTCGCGACGGCGGGAACGATACCGAGATAATTAAGGAAAAAGGCAAGCTGGAAGTTCTTATAAATATGACAGACGGCGGCAAGGCAGTTAAAGGCTGCTGCGGTATAGGTCATACCAGATGGGCTACCCACGGCGAACCCTCCGCACTTAATGCTCACCCTCATGCTACCGATGATGAAAATGTTATCGCTGTACATAACGGTATCATTGAGAATTATCAGGAACTCCGCGACAAGCTGGTAAAGGCAGGATATACTTTTAAATCGCAGACCGATACCGAGGTAGCTGTAAAGCTTATCGATTACTACTACCGCAAGTACGGCGAGGGTCCTGTTGATTCCATCGCAAGAGCTATGATACGTATTCGCGGAAGCTACGCTCTCTGTGTTATGTTCAAGGAATATCCGCAGGAGATATATACCGCACGTAAGGACAGCCCCATGATAATCGGTATTGCAAACGGTGAGACCTATGTGGCTTCCGACGTTCCTGCTATACTGAAATATACAAGAAACGTATACTACATCGGCAACCACGAGATAGCAAAGCTTGAAAAGGGCAATGTTACTTTCTACAATATCGAGCGCGAGGAGATCACCAAGGAGATCACCGAGATAAAGTGGAACGCCGAAGCAGCTGAAAAGGGCGGCTATGAGCACTTCATGCTCAAGGAGATACACGAGCAGCCCAAGGTTATAAAGGATACGATAAACTCCGTTGTTAAGGACGGCGATATCGTGCTTTCCGAATTCGGTCTTACCGATGAGGAAGTACAGGCACTTTCTCAGATATACATAGTTGCCTGCGGTTCTGCTTACCATGTTGGTGTTGCGGCGCAGTATGTTATCGAGGAACTTACTACTATCCCTGTGAGGGTTGAACTTGCCAGCGAGTTCAGATACAGAAAGACTCCTTTCAACAAGAACAGTCTTGTTATAATAATCAGTCAGTCGGGCGAAACTGCCGACAGCCGTGCCGCACTTACTCTTGCTAAGGAAAACGGCATAAAGACACTGGGTATCGTAAATGTTGTAGGCTCGAATATCGCCCGTGAAGCCGACAGCGTGTTCTACACACTGGCAGGTCCCGAGATATCCGTTGCGACAACCAAGGCATACAGCACTCAGCTTATCGCAACTTATCTGCTGGCTATGCAGTTTGCAAAGGTACGCGGTGAGATATCCGATGAAAGACTGGCTGAACTTCTTGAAGAGATACAGACCATTCCCGACAAGGTAGCAAAGATACTTGAAGACAAGGAAAGGATACAGTGGTTCGCTTCCAAGTTTGCAAATATCCGCGATGCTTTCTTCATCGGCAGAGGTATCGACTACGCAGTAAGCCTTGAAGGTTCGCTGAAAATGAAAGAGATAAGCTATATCCACTCGGAGGCTTATGCGGCAGGCGAGCTGAAGCACGGTCCTATCAGCCTTATCGAGGAAGGTACTCTTGTTATCAGCGTGCTGACTCAGCAGGAACTGTTTGAGAAGACAGTTTCCAACATGGTTGAGTGCAAGTCAAGAGGTGCTTATATCATGGGTCTGACTTCCTACGGCAATTACAGTGTTGAGGACACTGCGGACTTTACCGCATACGTTCCCAAGACCGACCCGCTTTTCGCCGCAAGCCTTGCGGTAGTTCCTCTCCAGCTGCTTGGATATTATATCTCGGTAGCTAAGGGTCTTGACGTTGACAAGCCCAGAAACCTTGCTAAGAGCGTTACTGTTGAATAA
- a CDS encoding glycosyl hydrolase family 8, translated as MENRKYRNAFAEIGKTDEEISARLNEIVQEFFCGEDSFYHEDGDTGYFEDTGNHDARTEGMSYGMMMAVQLDKKDIFDKIWKWSKKYMYLTEGDNEGYFRWSCGVDGKSFAEGPAPDGEEFYAMALFFASHRWGDGEGIFNYSHEAKEILRACVHKGENGRAGAPMWNRDNKLILFVPGSDFTDASYHLPHFYELFAKWAYEEDRDFFAQAAKASRDYIAKSCHPVTGMNPEYGEFDGSPMSRPLPWATERHDWFYSDAYRTAANIGLDRSWGGKDDRLEDAVRRLQYTLGIVNKNSPFMTYEVDGTPLDEPARHPVGLLATTAQASLAISGQLSLDAEDKSVRLAAEWVERFWNEPLRKGDRRYYDNCLYLFAFLALSGNYKIW; from the coding sequence ATGGAAAACAGAAAATACCGCAATGCGTTTGCAGAGATAGGAAAAACAGATGAAGAGATATCAGCAAGGCTGAATGAAATCGTACAGGAATTTTTCTGCGGTGAGGACAGCTTTTATCACGAAGACGGTGATACAGGCTATTTTGAGGATACAGGAAACCACGATGCAAGAACAGAGGGAATGTCCTACGGCATGATGATGGCTGTTCAGCTGGATAAAAAGGATATCTTCGATAAGATATGGAAATGGTCAAAGAAGTATATGTACCTGACAGAGGGCGATAACGAGGGCTATTTCAGATGGTCATGCGGCGTTGACGGCAAAAGTTTTGCCGAGGGTCCCGCACCCGACGGTGAGGAATTCTACGCTATGGCACTGTTTTTCGCTTCCCACAGATGGGGCGACGGCGAAGGCATATTCAACTATTCCCACGAAGCAAAGGAGATACTCCGTGCCTGTGTCCATAAGGGCGAAAACGGCAGGGCAGGTGCACCGATGTGGAACAGGGATAACAAGCTGATACTCTTTGTGCCCGGTTCTGATTTTACTGATGCTTCCTATCATCTGCCCCATTTTTACGAGCTTTTCGCAAAATGGGCTTATGAAGAGGACAGAGATTTCTTCGCACAGGCAGCAAAGGCAAGCCGCGATTACATCGCAAAATCGTGCCACCCTGTTACCGGTATGAATCCCGAATACGGCGAGTTTGACGGTTCACCCATGTCCCGTCCTCTCCCCTGGGCTACCGAAAGACATGACTGGTTCTACAGCGATGCTTACCGCACTGCCGCAAATATCGGTCTTGACAGGTCATGGGGAGGCAAGGACGACCGCCTTGAAGATGCTGTAAGACGTTTGCAGTATACTCTCGGCATCGTAAATAAAAACTCTCCATTCATGACCTATGAGGTGGATGGTACTCCCCTTGATGAACCCGCAAGACACCCTGTGGGTCTGCTTGCAACAACAGCACAGGCATCACTTGCCATAAGCGGACAGCTTTCCCTCGATGCAGAGGATAAATCAGTCCGCCTTGCCGCTGAATGGGTAGAGCGTTTCTGGAACGAACCCCTCCGCAAAGGCGACAGACGTTACTACGATAACTGCCTGTATCTCTTTGCATTCTTAGCCCTCAGCGGAAATTATAAGATATGGTAA
- a CDS encoding ABC transporter permease: MIENVRLSLQGILSHKIRSFLTMLGIIIGIAAIIAIVSTIEGTNEQIKNNLIGAGNNTVKISLMQGDTEADFAWSPVPDNIRVVSEESKKRIVDLKEVESCTLYRTRETIDNLFYLNKKIDSSIIYGIDSDYFSTMGYEIAEGMGFSEKQYTDFSKVAIIDTNMQRGIFEGENPIGKILDINGEPFRIIGVACKRTGFEPVINNVEDYFTYNRSSSGLIFIPTDDWGIIFRYDEPQNCVVRAKDTDSMTGAGKKTADILNENIRKQSAGSEQKSAESVANTLEYKSESLLEQAKKLQDLSKSTNQMLIWIAGISLLVGGIGVMNIMLVSVTERTREIGLKKALGARKKRILAQFLTEASVLTTIGGVLGVLIGIGLSKVIANIAEVPVSISTPAIIVSVAFSMVVGIVFGLIPSIKAANLNPIDALRYE, from the coding sequence ATGATAGAAAACGTTAGGCTCTCCCTCCAGGGAATACTGAGCCACAAGATACGTTCATTCCTGACAATGCTGGGCATTATCATCGGTATTGCGGCTATAATCGCCATAGTATCGACTATCGAGGGAACGAACGAACAGATAAAGAACAACCTTATCGGCGCGGGAAACAATACTGTTAAGATATCGCTGATGCAGGGCGATACCGAAGCCGATTTCGCCTGGTCGCCTGTACCTGATAATATCAGGGTGGTATCCGAGGAGAGCAAGAAGAGGATAGTTGACCTTAAAGAGGTTGAGAGCTGTACTCTTTACCGCACAAGAGAAACTATCGATAACCTGTTCTATCTCAACAAGAAGATAGATTCATCTATCATCTACGGTATCGACAGCGATTATTTTTCAACAATGGGTTACGAGATAGCCGAGGGTATGGGCTTTTCCGAAAAGCAGTACACGGATTTCTCCAAAGTTGCGATAATCGATACAAATATGCAGAGAGGTATATTCGAGGGTGAGAACCCCATCGGAAAGATACTCGATATCAACGGCGAGCCTTTCAGGATAATAGGCGTTGCCTGCAAGCGTACAGGATTTGAGCCTGTTATCAACAATGTTGAAGACTACTTCACCTATAACCGTTCTTCCAGCGGACTGATATTCATACCCACCGATGACTGGGGTATAATCTTCCGCTATGACGAGCCACAGAACTGTGTTGTACGCGCAAAGGATACCGACAGTATGACAGGTGCGGGCAAGAAGACAGCGGATATACTCAATGAGAATATCCGTAAGCAGTCTGCGGGTTCTGAGCAGAAATCAGCTGAGAGCGTTGCCAATACCCTTGAATACAAGAGCGAAAGCCTGCTGGAACAGGCGAAGAAGCTTCAGGACCTTTCAAAATCCACAAACCAGATGCTTATATGGATAGCGGGCATATCCCTGCTGGTCGGCGGTATCGGCGTTATGAACATAATGCTGGTATCCGTTACCGAGCGTACCCGCGAGATAGGTCTTAAAAAGGCTCTTGGCGCAAGAAAGAAGCGCATACTCGCACAGTTCCTTACAGAAGCCTCAGTACTTACCACCATAGGCGGTGTACTGGGCGTACTGATAGGCATAGGCTTATCAAAAGTAATTGCGAATATCGCAGAAGTTCCTGTATCTATATCCACACCTGCGATCATCGTATCCGTTGCATTCTCTATGGTAGTCGGTATCGTCTTCGGACTTATACCCAGCATAAAGGCTGCAAATCTCAATCCTATCGATGCACTCCGCTATGAATGA